A part of Rhopalosiphum maidis isolate BTI-1 chromosome 3, ASM367621v3, whole genome shotgun sequence genomic DNA contains:
- the LOC113555550 gene encoding F-BAR domain only protein 2 isoform X2: MTVDFCDYFWGEKNNGFDILYHNMKHGLIANKDLSDFLRERTNIEETCSKLLAKLAKQTSSSSNTGTFNPLWQLLRLSIEKLTTIHMQMVHKVCELVKDVTKYTDELHKKHKTVKEEQSGTLDAVQAIQSTTLALQKAKDIYLQKGGELDKLRKDNASAKEIEKAEVKLKKAQDDYKVLVEKYSNVKEEFEKKMNIACKLFQEVEQSHLKQMKDFLNIYTELIETNHEEIGKVHVEFKKQCLEMTVDKLLEQFVLTKYTGLEKPENIEFEEVCLNSTTSSLNQVPDSSSDSKSIQGTNSPVFTSTPQNSCAASVASEKPSSAKREGNCRVRDKKDATNYQSSRATSLLNIFISNSHGFLRSRRDKRKEKKTKKKKDSGSETIGKEDKSDNEEKEEESKNCAPEIDDEGYCIQPSGQWTVDKEETFDSSSDSDEERDKRLHVEIKPLSNGAGPISASVDELRATVENISLLPLGTHTLKNRRGSVNDDGTMKRSKSVSQQLNSAKISNDLIGLNLFQPSESTPNPVQQSNSLNSPTLSLTNKSISPPNVFPVVSRYAADLGDLFFDVGDAQQSTPKQGPPSTTPPVCSISIPRPPSRRENNGPRNQLSPISIGRTDSVSSLDYRSSGVLGPSRGPSPLTIGLCDSIPLAVAFHEIIHAYFKGSNESRCQVKMFGDMMVSFPAGIANILANNPNPAKLSFRLKNTARVENILPNKQLVITDSPFTSTESTVYEFNMPALTSLLRKQFEQNPSASYFNVDILKYQVKLHNTAAASCPFQLVSFYKCSNTYTDLKIGYKFNSHSMSVPSPLLNVTVSANLNSAIRNMQSKPTAQWAPDTKTVSWRFAELAQYSESQGSGSLKARFEVDSLCPISTIVTQFNCEGTTLSGVEFELASSGYRVSLIKRRFVAGKYICDGEPDPKSSTQHSTVSSDC, translated from the exons ATGACTGTTGACTTTTGTGATTATTTCTGG ggtgaaaaaaataatggatttgACATTTTGTACCATAATATGAAACATGGGTTGATTGCTAATAAGGATCTATCAGATTTTTTAAGAGaaag gaCTAACATTGAAGAAACATGTTCAAAATTACTTGCAAAGTTAGCTAAACAAACAAGTAGTAGTTCAAATACAGGAACATTCAATCCTTTATGGCAATTACTTCGTTTATCTATTGAGAAACTAACCACAATACATATGCAGATGGTACATAAAGTTTGTGAATTAGTAAAGGACGTTACTAAATACACCGATGAATTgcacaaaaaacataaaact gtTAAAGAAGAACAAAGTGGAACCTTAGATGCAGTACAAGCCATTCAGTCAACCACATTGGCCTTACAAAAAgctaaagatatttatttacaaaaaggtGGAGAATTAGATAAACTCAGAAAAGATAATGCCTCTGCCAAGGAAATTGAAAAAGccgaagtaaaattaaaaaaagctcAAGATGATTACAAAGTattagttgaaaaatatagtaatgtaaaagaagaatttgaaaaaaaaatgaatatagcGTGCaag cttTTTCAAGAAGTTGAACAATCACATCTGAAACAAATGAAAGATTTTCTCAATATCTATACAGAGCTAATTGAAACTAATCATGAAGAAATCGGAaag GTACATgttgaattcaaaaaacaatgtttagaAATGACTGTGGACAAATTATTGGAGcaatttgttttaacaaaatatacaggATTAGAAAAACcag AAAACATCGAATTTGAAGAAGTTTGTCTGAATAGCACTACTAGTAGTTTGAATCAGGTTCCGGACTCGTCAAGCGATTCAAAATCAATTCAAGGAACCAATTCACCAGTCTTTACGAGTACACCACAAAATTCATGTGCAGCTAGTGTAGCGTCTGAAAAGCCTTCTTCGGCAAAACGTGAAGGTAATTGCCGTGTAAGGGACAAGAAAGATGCTACCAATTACCAGTCCTCCAGAGCAACATCCTTACTCAATATCTTCATCTCCAACTCCCATG GGTTTTTAAGAAGTAGAAGAGACAAACGTaaagaaaagaaaacaaaaaagaaaaaggatTCTGGTAGTGAAACAATTGGCAAAGAAGATAAATCTgacaa TGAAGAAAAAGAAGAAGAGTCGAAGAATTGTGCTCCAGAAATAGATGATGAAGGATATTGTATTCAGCCATCCGGACAATGGACTGTTGACAAAGAAGAGACATTTGATTCTTCTTCAGATTCAG atGAAGAAAGAGATAAAAGACTACATGTTGAGATAAAACCATTAAGCAATGGGGCAGGTCCAATCAGTGCAAGTGTTGATGAATTAAGAGCCACTGTTGAAAACATATCGTTATTACCTTTAGGAACACATACTTTAAag aatcggCGAGGATCAGTTAATGATGATGGTACCATGAAACGTTCTAAATCTGTTTCTCAACAATTGAATTCTGC gaAAATAAGTAATGATCTGATAGGACTAAATTTGTTTCAACCCAGCGAGTCCACTCCAAACCCAGTTCAGCAGAGTAATTCATTGAATAGTCCTACATTATCTTTAACTAATAAATCCATTTCTCCGCCAAATGTTTTTCCTGTGGTTTCAAGATATGCTGcag acCTAggtgatttgttttttgatgTTGGAGATGCTCAACAGTCTACTCCAAAACAGGGGCCTCCATCAACCACTCCTCCAGTGTGTTCTATTTCTATTCCTCGTCCTCCTTCAAGACGTGAG aACAATGGACCTCGTAATCAACTTAGTCCAATAAGTATTGGTAGAACAGACAGTGTGTCAAGCCTTGATTATCGATCTTCCGGAGTTTTAGGACCATCCAGAGGACCATCACCATTAACAATTGGATTATGTGATTCTATTCCACTGGCAGTTGCGTTTCATGAAATAATCCATGCATATTTCAAAGGATCAAATGAATCAag atgtcaagtaaaaatgtttggaGATATGATGGTATCATTCCCTGCGGGTATTGCAAATATTTTAGCAAATAATCCTAATCCagcaaaattatcatttcgtTTGAAGAACACTGCTCGGGTAGAAAATATTCTTCCAAACAAACAATTAGTTATAac tGATAGTCCATTTACATCTACTGAGTCAACTGTTTATGAGTTCAATATGCCTGCTCTAACTTCATTATTACGCAAACAATTTGAGCAAAATCCTTCTGcatcttattttaatgttgatatCCTTAAATATCAA gTAAAATTACACAATACTGCAGCCGCTTCATGTCCGTTCCAATTAGTTTCATTTTACAAATGCAGTAATACTTATACAGATCTTAAGATTGGTTACAAGTTTAATAGTCACTCCATGAGTGTTCCTTCCCCTTTGCTGAATGTTACTGTTTCTGCTAATTTAAATTCAGCCATACGTAATATGCAGTCCAAACCAACTGCACAatg ggCACCAGATACCAAAACAGTAAGCTGGAGGTTTGCAGAACTTGCTCAATATTCTGAAAGTCAAGGTTCTGGTTCACTAAAAGCAAGATTTGAGGTTGATAGCTTATGCCCTATATCAACAATAGTAACTCAGTTTAACTGTGAGGGTACTACATTGTCTGGAGTAGAATTTGAACTAGCGAGCAGTGGTTATAGAGTATCGTTGATCAAAAGACGTTTTGTTGctg gtaaatatatatgtgatgGTGAACCAGATCCCAAAAGTTCTACTCAACATTCCACTGTGTCATCAGATTGTTAA
- the LOC113555550 gene encoding F-BAR domain only protein 2 isoform X1 produces MTVDFCDYFWGEKNNGFDILYHNMKHGLIANKDLSDFLRERTNIEETCSKLLAKLAKQTSSSSNTGTFNPLWQLLRLSIEKLTTIHMQMVHKVCELVKDVTKYTDELHKKHKTVKEEQSGTLDAVQAIQSTTLALQKAKDIYLQKGGELDKLRKDNASAKEIEKAEVKLKKAQDDYKVLVEKYSNVKEEFEKKMNIACKLFQEVEQSHLKQMKDFLNIYTELIETNHEEIGKVHVEFKKQCLEMTVDKLLEQFVLTKYTGLEKPENIEFEEVCLNSTTSSLNQVPDSSSDSKSIQGTNSPVFTSTPQNSCAASVASEKPSSAKREGNCRVRDKKDATNYQSSRATSLLNIFISNSHGAFSKSNRTVSLSADHTAYSLPQNSIRGSKWFLRSRRDKRKEKKTKKKKDSGSETIGKEDKSDNEEKEEESKNCAPEIDDEGYCIQPSGQWTVDKEETFDSSSDSDEERDKRLHVEIKPLSNGAGPISASVDELRATVENISLLPLGTHTLKNRRGSVNDDGTMKRSKSVSQQLNSAKISNDLIGLNLFQPSESTPNPVQQSNSLNSPTLSLTNKSISPPNVFPVVSRYAADLGDLFFDVGDAQQSTPKQGPPSTTPPVCSISIPRPPSRRENNGPRNQLSPISIGRTDSVSSLDYRSSGVLGPSRGPSPLTIGLCDSIPLAVAFHEIIHAYFKGSNESRCQVKMFGDMMVSFPAGIANILANNPNPAKLSFRLKNTARVENILPNKQLVITDSPFTSTESTVYEFNMPALTSLLRKQFEQNPSASYFNVDILKYQVKLHNTAAASCPFQLVSFYKCSNTYTDLKIGYKFNSHSMSVPSPLLNVTVSANLNSAIRNMQSKPTAQWAPDTKTVSWRFAELAQYSESQGSGSLKARFEVDSLCPISTIVTQFNCEGTTLSGVEFELASSGYRVSLIKRRFVAGKYICDGEPDPKSSTQHSTVSSDC; encoded by the exons ATGACTGTTGACTTTTGTGATTATTTCTGG ggtgaaaaaaataatggatttgACATTTTGTACCATAATATGAAACATGGGTTGATTGCTAATAAGGATCTATCAGATTTTTTAAGAGaaag gaCTAACATTGAAGAAACATGTTCAAAATTACTTGCAAAGTTAGCTAAACAAACAAGTAGTAGTTCAAATACAGGAACATTCAATCCTTTATGGCAATTACTTCGTTTATCTATTGAGAAACTAACCACAATACATATGCAGATGGTACATAAAGTTTGTGAATTAGTAAAGGACGTTACTAAATACACCGATGAATTgcacaaaaaacataaaact gtTAAAGAAGAACAAAGTGGAACCTTAGATGCAGTACAAGCCATTCAGTCAACCACATTGGCCTTACAAAAAgctaaagatatttatttacaaaaaggtGGAGAATTAGATAAACTCAGAAAAGATAATGCCTCTGCCAAGGAAATTGAAAAAGccgaagtaaaattaaaaaaagctcAAGATGATTACAAAGTattagttgaaaaatatagtaatgtaaaagaagaatttgaaaaaaaaatgaatatagcGTGCaag cttTTTCAAGAAGTTGAACAATCACATCTGAAACAAATGAAAGATTTTCTCAATATCTATACAGAGCTAATTGAAACTAATCATGAAGAAATCGGAaag GTACATgttgaattcaaaaaacaatgtttagaAATGACTGTGGACAAATTATTGGAGcaatttgttttaacaaaatatacaggATTAGAAAAACcag AAAACATCGAATTTGAAGAAGTTTGTCTGAATAGCACTACTAGTAGTTTGAATCAGGTTCCGGACTCGTCAAGCGATTCAAAATCAATTCAAGGAACCAATTCACCAGTCTTTACGAGTACACCACAAAATTCATGTGCAGCTAGTGTAGCGTCTGAAAAGCCTTCTTCGGCAAAACGTGAAGGTAATTGCCGTGTAAGGGACAAGAAAGATGCTACCAATTACCAGTCCTCCAGAGCAACATCCTTACTCAATATCTTCATCTCCAACTCCCATG GTgctttttcaaaatcaaacaGAACTGTGAGTTTAAGTGCTGATCACACAGCTTATTCACTTCCTCAGAATTCTATTCGTGgatcaaaat GGTTTTTAAGAAGTAGAAGAGACAAACGTaaagaaaagaaaacaaaaaagaaaaaggatTCTGGTAGTGAAACAATTGGCAAAGAAGATAAATCTgacaa TGAAGAAAAAGAAGAAGAGTCGAAGAATTGTGCTCCAGAAATAGATGATGAAGGATATTGTATTCAGCCATCCGGACAATGGACTGTTGACAAAGAAGAGACATTTGATTCTTCTTCAGATTCAG atGAAGAAAGAGATAAAAGACTACATGTTGAGATAAAACCATTAAGCAATGGGGCAGGTCCAATCAGTGCAAGTGTTGATGAATTAAGAGCCACTGTTGAAAACATATCGTTATTACCTTTAGGAACACATACTTTAAag aatcggCGAGGATCAGTTAATGATGATGGTACCATGAAACGTTCTAAATCTGTTTCTCAACAATTGAATTCTGC gaAAATAAGTAATGATCTGATAGGACTAAATTTGTTTCAACCCAGCGAGTCCACTCCAAACCCAGTTCAGCAGAGTAATTCATTGAATAGTCCTACATTATCTTTAACTAATAAATCCATTTCTCCGCCAAATGTTTTTCCTGTGGTTTCAAGATATGCTGcag acCTAggtgatttgttttttgatgTTGGAGATGCTCAACAGTCTACTCCAAAACAGGGGCCTCCATCAACCACTCCTCCAGTGTGTTCTATTTCTATTCCTCGTCCTCCTTCAAGACGTGAG aACAATGGACCTCGTAATCAACTTAGTCCAATAAGTATTGGTAGAACAGACAGTGTGTCAAGCCTTGATTATCGATCTTCCGGAGTTTTAGGACCATCCAGAGGACCATCACCATTAACAATTGGATTATGTGATTCTATTCCACTGGCAGTTGCGTTTCATGAAATAATCCATGCATATTTCAAAGGATCAAATGAATCAag atgtcaagtaaaaatgtttggaGATATGATGGTATCATTCCCTGCGGGTATTGCAAATATTTTAGCAAATAATCCTAATCCagcaaaattatcatttcgtTTGAAGAACACTGCTCGGGTAGAAAATATTCTTCCAAACAAACAATTAGTTATAac tGATAGTCCATTTACATCTACTGAGTCAACTGTTTATGAGTTCAATATGCCTGCTCTAACTTCATTATTACGCAAACAATTTGAGCAAAATCCTTCTGcatcttattttaatgttgatatCCTTAAATATCAA gTAAAATTACACAATACTGCAGCCGCTTCATGTCCGTTCCAATTAGTTTCATTTTACAAATGCAGTAATACTTATACAGATCTTAAGATTGGTTACAAGTTTAATAGTCACTCCATGAGTGTTCCTTCCCCTTTGCTGAATGTTACTGTTTCTGCTAATTTAAATTCAGCCATACGTAATATGCAGTCCAAACCAACTGCACAatg ggCACCAGATACCAAAACAGTAAGCTGGAGGTTTGCAGAACTTGCTCAATATTCTGAAAGTCAAGGTTCTGGTTCACTAAAAGCAAGATTTGAGGTTGATAGCTTATGCCCTATATCAACAATAGTAACTCAGTTTAACTGTGAGGGTACTACATTGTCTGGAGTAGAATTTGAACTAGCGAGCAGTGGTTATAGAGTATCGTTGATCAAAAGACGTTTTGTTGctg gtaaatatatatgtgatgGTGAACCAGATCCCAAAAGTTCTACTCAACATTCCACTGTGTCATCAGATTGTTAA
- the LOC113555550 gene encoding F-BAR domain only protein 2 isoform X3, protein MTVDFCDYFWGEKNNGFDILYHNMKHGLIANKDLSDFLRERTNIEETCSKLLAKLAKQTSSSSNTGTFNPLWQLLRLSIEKLTTIHMQMVHKVCELVKDVTKYTDELHKKHKTVKEEQSGTLDAVQAIQSTTLALQKAKDIYLQKGGELDKLRKDNASAKEIEKAEVKLKKAQDDYKVLVEKYSNVKEEFEKKMNIACKLFQEVEQSHLKQMKDFLNIYTELIETNHEEIGKVHVEFKKQCLEMTVDKLLEQFVLTKYTGLEKPENIEFEEVCLNSTTSSLNQVPDSSSDSKSIQGTNSPVFTSTPQNSCAASVASEKPSSAKREGAFSKSNRTVSLSADHTAYSLPQNSIRGSKWFLRSRRDKRKEKKTKKKKDSGSETIGKEDKSDNEEKEEESKNCAPEIDDEGYCIQPSGQWTVDKEETFDSSSDSDEERDKRLHVEIKPLSNGAGPISASVDELRATVENISLLPLGTHTLKNRRGSVNDDGTMKRSKSVSQQLNSAKISNDLIGLNLFQPSESTPNPVQQSNSLNSPTLSLTNKSISPPNVFPVVSRYAADLGDLFFDVGDAQQSTPKQGPPSTTPPVCSISIPRPPSRRENNGPRNQLSPISIGRTDSVSSLDYRSSGVLGPSRGPSPLTIGLCDSIPLAVAFHEIIHAYFKGSNESRCQVKMFGDMMVSFPAGIANILANNPNPAKLSFRLKNTARVENILPNKQLVITDSPFTSTESTVYEFNMPALTSLLRKQFEQNPSASYFNVDILKYQVKLHNTAAASCPFQLVSFYKCSNTYTDLKIGYKFNSHSMSVPSPLLNVTVSANLNSAIRNMQSKPTAQWAPDTKTVSWRFAELAQYSESQGSGSLKARFEVDSLCPISTIVTQFNCEGTTLSGVEFELASSGYRVSLIKRRFVAGKYICDGEPDPKSSTQHSTVSSDC, encoded by the exons ATGACTGTTGACTTTTGTGATTATTTCTGG ggtgaaaaaaataatggatttgACATTTTGTACCATAATATGAAACATGGGTTGATTGCTAATAAGGATCTATCAGATTTTTTAAGAGaaag gaCTAACATTGAAGAAACATGTTCAAAATTACTTGCAAAGTTAGCTAAACAAACAAGTAGTAGTTCAAATACAGGAACATTCAATCCTTTATGGCAATTACTTCGTTTATCTATTGAGAAACTAACCACAATACATATGCAGATGGTACATAAAGTTTGTGAATTAGTAAAGGACGTTACTAAATACACCGATGAATTgcacaaaaaacataaaact gtTAAAGAAGAACAAAGTGGAACCTTAGATGCAGTACAAGCCATTCAGTCAACCACATTGGCCTTACAAAAAgctaaagatatttatttacaaaaaggtGGAGAATTAGATAAACTCAGAAAAGATAATGCCTCTGCCAAGGAAATTGAAAAAGccgaagtaaaattaaaaaaagctcAAGATGATTACAAAGTattagttgaaaaatatagtaatgtaaaagaagaatttgaaaaaaaaatgaatatagcGTGCaag cttTTTCAAGAAGTTGAACAATCACATCTGAAACAAATGAAAGATTTTCTCAATATCTATACAGAGCTAATTGAAACTAATCATGAAGAAATCGGAaag GTACATgttgaattcaaaaaacaatgtttagaAATGACTGTGGACAAATTATTGGAGcaatttgttttaacaaaatatacaggATTAGAAAAACcag AAAACATCGAATTTGAAGAAGTTTGTCTGAATAGCACTACTAGTAGTTTGAATCAGGTTCCGGACTCGTCAAGCGATTCAAAATCAATTCAAGGAACCAATTCACCAGTCTTTACGAGTACACCACAAAATTCATGTGCAGCTAGTGTAGCGTCTGAAAAGCCTTCTTCGGCAAAACGTGAAG GTgctttttcaaaatcaaacaGAACTGTGAGTTTAAGTGCTGATCACACAGCTTATTCACTTCCTCAGAATTCTATTCGTGgatcaaaat GGTTTTTAAGAAGTAGAAGAGACAAACGTaaagaaaagaaaacaaaaaagaaaaaggatTCTGGTAGTGAAACAATTGGCAAAGAAGATAAATCTgacaa TGAAGAAAAAGAAGAAGAGTCGAAGAATTGTGCTCCAGAAATAGATGATGAAGGATATTGTATTCAGCCATCCGGACAATGGACTGTTGACAAAGAAGAGACATTTGATTCTTCTTCAGATTCAG atGAAGAAAGAGATAAAAGACTACATGTTGAGATAAAACCATTAAGCAATGGGGCAGGTCCAATCAGTGCAAGTGTTGATGAATTAAGAGCCACTGTTGAAAACATATCGTTATTACCTTTAGGAACACATACTTTAAag aatcggCGAGGATCAGTTAATGATGATGGTACCATGAAACGTTCTAAATCTGTTTCTCAACAATTGAATTCTGC gaAAATAAGTAATGATCTGATAGGACTAAATTTGTTTCAACCCAGCGAGTCCACTCCAAACCCAGTTCAGCAGAGTAATTCATTGAATAGTCCTACATTATCTTTAACTAATAAATCCATTTCTCCGCCAAATGTTTTTCCTGTGGTTTCAAGATATGCTGcag acCTAggtgatttgttttttgatgTTGGAGATGCTCAACAGTCTACTCCAAAACAGGGGCCTCCATCAACCACTCCTCCAGTGTGTTCTATTTCTATTCCTCGTCCTCCTTCAAGACGTGAG aACAATGGACCTCGTAATCAACTTAGTCCAATAAGTATTGGTAGAACAGACAGTGTGTCAAGCCTTGATTATCGATCTTCCGGAGTTTTAGGACCATCCAGAGGACCATCACCATTAACAATTGGATTATGTGATTCTATTCCACTGGCAGTTGCGTTTCATGAAATAATCCATGCATATTTCAAAGGATCAAATGAATCAag atgtcaagtaaaaatgtttggaGATATGATGGTATCATTCCCTGCGGGTATTGCAAATATTTTAGCAAATAATCCTAATCCagcaaaattatcatttcgtTTGAAGAACACTGCTCGGGTAGAAAATATTCTTCCAAACAAACAATTAGTTATAac tGATAGTCCATTTACATCTACTGAGTCAACTGTTTATGAGTTCAATATGCCTGCTCTAACTTCATTATTACGCAAACAATTTGAGCAAAATCCTTCTGcatcttattttaatgttgatatCCTTAAATATCAA gTAAAATTACACAATACTGCAGCCGCTTCATGTCCGTTCCAATTAGTTTCATTTTACAAATGCAGTAATACTTATACAGATCTTAAGATTGGTTACAAGTTTAATAGTCACTCCATGAGTGTTCCTTCCCCTTTGCTGAATGTTACTGTTTCTGCTAATTTAAATTCAGCCATACGTAATATGCAGTCCAAACCAACTGCACAatg ggCACCAGATACCAAAACAGTAAGCTGGAGGTTTGCAGAACTTGCTCAATATTCTGAAAGTCAAGGTTCTGGTTCACTAAAAGCAAGATTTGAGGTTGATAGCTTATGCCCTATATCAACAATAGTAACTCAGTTTAACTGTGAGGGTACTACATTGTCTGGAGTAGAATTTGAACTAGCGAGCAGTGGTTATAGAGTATCGTTGATCAAAAGACGTTTTGTTGctg gtaaatatatatgtgatgGTGAACCAGATCCCAAAAGTTCTACTCAACATTCCACTGTGTCATCAGATTGTTAA